In the Paraburkholderia acidisoli genome, GCAACCGGAGAGCACGCGCGTCTCGCACGAGCCACAAATGCCTTCCATGCAGCTGTGCTCGACCTCCACGCCCGCCGCCAGCAGCGAATCGAGCAGCGTCTTGCCCGGCGCGACTTCGACGAGCTTCTTGCTGCGCGCCAGCTCCACGCTGTAGCCGTGATTCGCGGCGGGCTCGGCCTGCACCACGGCCGCGAAGCGCTCGATGTGCTTGTTGGCGATGCCAACGGTTTCGCACGCGGCGTCGAAGGCGTCGAGCATGGGCGCGGGGCCGCAGCAGTACACGTGCGCATCCGCGGGCACGTTGGCGAGATACGACTTCAGGTCGACCGGGCGGCCGTCGTTGTCGACGTCGAAATGCACCTCGAGCTTCGCCTCGGTCGCACTGGCTTCGCTCATCGCGCGCAGTTCGTCGATGAACGCCGCGTGCTCGCCGCTGCGCGCGCAATAGAGCATCTGCACCGGGCGGCCGAGTTCGATCAGGCGCCGATACATGCACAAGATGGGCGTGACACCGATCCCGCCCGCGATCAGCACGCTGTGCGCGGCGTTTTCGTCGAGCGCGAACAGATTGCGCGGCGCGGAAAGCTGCACGCTCATGCCCACGCGGAAATTCTCGTGGATGAAGCGCGAG is a window encoding:
- a CDS encoding PDR/VanB family oxidoreductase translates to MSNPSASKAGFTALVRTLRHEAPGIMSIELIPPRGERFPAFEPGAHIDLHLASGLLRSYSLLNPCGETDRYVVGVQIDKKGRGGSRFIHENFRVGMSVQLSAPRNLFALDENAAHSVLIAGGIGVTPILCMYRRLIELGRPVQMLYCARSGEHAAFIDELRAMSEASATEAKLEVHFDVDNDGRPVDLKSYLANVPADAHVYCCGPAPMLDAFDAACETVGIANKHIERFAAVVQAEPAANHGYSVELARSKKLVEVAPGKTLLDSLLAAGVEVEHSCMEGICGSCETRVLSGCPDHRDSVLSASERAANQVMMVCVSGCKGEKLVLDL